The Agromyces mangrovi genome contains a region encoding:
- the def gene encoding peptide deformylase — protein MAVLPIRITGDPVLHAPADPVEVIDDELRMLVRDMFETMDAAPGVGLAGPQVGVPLRLFTFGWTDEEDREWRGVAINPELWISPPIPGDPDEATESEGCLSFPGERFPLRRAERALLRATDLDGEQYEIEAEGWLARIFQHEYDHLDGVLYVDRLGDGDRKTVAKLTRKAGWGVPGVSWMPGVDDLDA, from the coding sequence ATGGCCGTCCTCCCCATCCGCATCACGGGCGACCCCGTGCTCCACGCCCCCGCCGACCCGGTCGAGGTCATCGACGACGAGTTGCGGATGCTGGTGCGGGACATGTTCGAGACCATGGACGCCGCCCCCGGCGTCGGCCTCGCGGGCCCCCAGGTCGGCGTGCCGCTGCGGCTGTTCACGTTCGGCTGGACCGACGAGGAGGATCGCGAGTGGCGCGGGGTGGCGATCAACCCCGAGCTCTGGATCAGTCCGCCGATCCCCGGCGACCCGGACGAGGCCACCGAGTCGGAGGGGTGCCTGTCGTTCCCGGGCGAGCGGTTCCCGCTCCGCCGGGCGGAGCGGGCGCTGCTGCGCGCGACCGATCTCGACGGCGAGCAGTACGAGATCGAGGCCGAGGGGTGGCTCGCGCGCATCTTCCAGCACGAGTACGACCACCTCGACGGCGTGCTCTACGTCGACCGGCTCGGCGACGGCGACCGCAAGACGGTCGCGAAGCTGACCCGCAAGGCCGGCTGGGGCGTACCGGGCGTGAGCTGGATGCCCGGGGTCGACGACCTCGACGCCTGA
- a CDS encoding DMT family transporter codes for MDPDLSELTEQIALDPTQFIGIPLALIGAVFLSLGAQFQHRGVAKVEKNTVTSVGKGLNGRQLALLLARPSWVLGTVMLGLAIVFQLSSLYFAPLIVVQPLGAIALVITAILNSRVAHVKLNRRSIIAISMCVGGVFLFVGVAAFTAVDTRVTDQDLYTILIILAVTLVLLGTAFAFLRHRMRAIFYVLGAGFLYGFVATLAKVILGRIEQEEFDWLTLLCVVALLAATALGAYFVQNAYATGPPDLVIAGLTVVDPMVAVGIGIVVLGEASQAPPWASVVFVITGVVAVWGVFELARHHPQTRP; via the coding sequence GTGGATCCGGACCTCTCCGAGCTGACCGAGCAGATCGCGCTCGATCCGACCCAGTTCATCGGCATCCCGCTCGCGCTCATCGGCGCGGTGTTCCTGTCGCTCGGCGCGCAGTTCCAGCACCGCGGCGTCGCGAAGGTCGAGAAGAACACCGTCACGTCGGTGGGCAAGGGGCTGAACGGCCGCCAACTCGCGCTGCTGCTCGCCCGGCCCTCGTGGGTGCTCGGCACCGTCATGCTCGGGCTCGCGATCGTCTTCCAGCTCTCGAGCCTCTACTTCGCACCGCTGATCGTGGTGCAGCCGCTCGGGGCGATCGCCCTCGTGATCACGGCGATCCTCAACTCCCGGGTCGCGCACGTGAAGCTCAACCGCCGCTCCATCATCGCGATCTCGATGTGCGTCGGCGGCGTGTTCCTGTTCGTCGGCGTCGCGGCGTTCACCGCCGTCGACACGCGCGTGACCGATCAGGACCTCTACACGATCCTCATCATCCTCGCGGTGACGCTCGTGCTGCTCGGCACCGCGTTCGCCTTCCTCCGGCACCGCATGCGCGCCATCTTCTACGTGCTCGGCGCCGGGTTCCTCTACGGGTTCGTCGCCACCCTCGCGAAGGTCATCCTGGGGCGCATCGAGCAGGAGGAGTTCGACTGGCTCACGCTGCTCTGCGTCGTCGCGCTGCTCGCGGCGACCGCGCTCGGGGCGTACTTCGTGCAGAACGCCTACGCGACCGGGCCGCCCGACCTCGTGATCGCGGGCCTCACCGTCGTCGACCCGATGGTCGCGGTCGGCATCGGCATCGTCGTGCTGGGGGAGGCGTCGCAGGCGCCGCCGTGGGCGAGCGTGGTGTTCGTCATCACGGGCGTCGTGGCCGTCTGGGGCGTGTTCGAGCTCGCCCGGCACCACCCGCAGACACGGCCCTGA
- a CDS encoding glycosyltransferase: MSDTPAAHADVTSGAETDRPLRVLIGADTFAPDVNGAARFAERLAAGLVERGHEVHVVAPSPSRRSGTWTEVHEGQELIAHRLHSWRWYPHDWLRFALPWRIRQNAARILDEVQPDVVHFQSHIVVGRGLAIEAQARGIRIIGTNHFMPENMLEFTLIPKAWQEWAVGLAWKAARRTFGRAEAVTTPTRRAAEFLEKYTGLEGVRAISCGVDAGRYSPNWEPRTENRIVFVGRVTGEKQIDVLLRAATLLPPELDAQIEIVGGGDQKRNLEHLAVELGIADRVTFTGYVTDEQLRDVYHRASVLAMPSIAELQSIVTMESMASALPVVAANAMALPHLVHDGENGYLFEPGSPEDLAAKLRMVLEADPERYAEFKRESLRLIAAHDIQRTLTTFESLYRGEPVTDPVTDGASVAHPE; encoded by the coding sequence GTGTCTGACACCCCCGCCGCGCATGCCGACGTGACCTCCGGGGCGGAGACCGACCGGCCCCTGCGCGTCCTGATCGGGGCCGACACCTTCGCACCCGACGTGAACGGTGCCGCCCGGTTCGCCGAGCGGCTCGCCGCCGGGCTCGTGGAGCGCGGCCACGAGGTGCACGTCGTCGCCCCCTCGCCGAGCCGACGGAGCGGCACGTGGACCGAGGTGCACGAGGGGCAGGAGCTCATCGCGCACCGCCTGCACAGCTGGCGCTGGTACCCGCACGACTGGCTGCGCTTCGCGCTGCCCTGGCGCATCCGCCAGAACGCGGCCCGCATCCTCGACGAGGTGCAGCCCGACGTGGTGCACTTCCAGTCGCACATCGTCGTCGGGCGCGGCCTCGCGATCGAGGCGCAGGCCCGGGGCATCCGCATCATCGGCACGAACCACTTCATGCCCGAGAACATGCTCGAGTTCACGCTGATCCCGAAGGCGTGGCAGGAATGGGCGGTCGGGCTGGCCTGGAAGGCCGCGCGGCGCACGTTCGGTCGCGCCGAGGCCGTGACCACGCCGACCCGGCGCGCGGCCGAGTTCCTCGAGAAGTACACCGGCCTCGAGGGCGTGCGCGCCATCTCGTGCGGCGTCGACGCCGGCCGGTACTCGCCCAACTGGGAGCCGCGCACCGAGAACCGCATCGTCTTCGTCGGCCGGGTCACGGGCGAGAAGCAGATCGACGTGCTGCTGCGCGCAGCGACGCTGCTGCCGCCCGAGCTCGACGCGCAGATCGAGATCGTCGGCGGCGGCGACCAGAAGCGCAACCTCGAGCACCTCGCGGTCGAGCTCGGCATCGCCGATCGGGTGACCTTCACCGGCTACGTGACCGACGAGCAGCTGCGCGACGTCTACCACCGGGCATCCGTGCTCGCCATGCCCTCGATCGCCGAGCTGCAGTCGATCGTGACGATGGAGTCGATGGCGTCCGCGCTGCCCGTCGTCGCCGCGAACGCGATGGCCCTGCCGCACCTCGTGCACGACGGCGAGAACGGCTACCTGTTCGAGCCGGGCAGCCCGGAGGACCTCGCCGCGAAGCTCCGCATGGTGCTCGAGGCCGACCCCGAGCGCTACGCCGAGTTCAAGCGCGAGTCGCTGCGGCTCATCGCCGCGCACGACATCCAGCGCACGCTGACGACGTTCGAGAGCCTGTATCGTGGTGAGCCGGTGACCGACCCGGTCACCGACGGTGCGTCGGTGGCTCATCCCGAGTGA
- a CDS encoding carbohydrate kinase family protein — protein sequence MVSRVVVSGPVSWNRIVEVGHLPEPVPHMQFALGDHETVGGTSAGKALGLAALGRPVSLFTLLAGDADGAHLRDVLTRVPGLDLDVVDGVRTERHLNLMTPAGERVSIYLSTPDDHPSSEDHRLVAAMADASVIVLDLSERSRRLIPAARATGRPIWTDLHDYDGASEFHRPFLEAADAVFLNADRIGAPMPFLRRVVADGARLAVCTLGAEGAIAVSSEGTTLREHRVDAVPVDVVDANGAGDAFMSGALHAVLDGARVDAALEEGARHAASVLVTRHLHPTLDDVLG from the coding sequence GTGGTGAGCAGGGTGGTCGTCTCGGGGCCGGTGTCGTGGAACCGGATCGTGGAGGTCGGCCACCTGCCCGAGCCGGTGCCGCACATGCAGTTCGCGCTCGGCGACCACGAGACGGTCGGCGGCACGTCGGCCGGCAAGGCGCTCGGCCTCGCGGCGCTCGGCCGCCCGGTCTCCCTGTTCACCCTGCTCGCGGGTGATGCCGACGGGGCGCACCTCCGGGACGTGCTCACGCGCGTGCCCGGGCTCGACCTCGACGTCGTCGACGGCGTGCGGACCGAACGCCACCTGAACCTGATGACCCCCGCGGGCGAGCGGGTCTCGATCTACCTCTCCACGCCCGACGATCACCCGTCGTCCGAGGATCACCGGCTCGTGGCGGCGATGGCGGATGCCTCGGTCATCGTGCTCGACCTGTCGGAGCGCTCACGACGCCTCATCCCCGCGGCCCGCGCGACCGGGCGCCCGATCTGGACCGACCTGCACGACTACGACGGGGCGAGCGAATTCCACCGCCCGTTCCTCGAGGCCGCGGACGCCGTGTTCCTGAACGCCGATCGCATCGGCGCGCCCATGCCGTTCCTGCGGCGGGTGGTCGCCGACGGCGCGCGCCTGGCGGTCTGCACGCTCGGCGCCGAGGGTGCGATCGCGGTCTCGTCCGAGGGCACGACGCTGCGCGAGCACCGCGTCGATGCCGTGCCGGTCGACGTGGTCGACGCGAACGGCGCGGGAGACGCGTTCATGTCGGGCGCGCTGCACGCGGTGCTCGACGGCGCCCGGGTCGACGCTGCGCTCGAGGAAGGCGCCCGGCACGCGGCATCCGTGCTCGTTACCCGGCACCTGCACCCGACGCTCGACGACGTGCTGGGCTGA
- a CDS encoding M23 family metallopeptidase has protein sequence MGALTDFYRNPTLSDGFGSTLPPRTNPHRGLDFPHALGTPVPAYSPGVVVTSQEHPVLGVIVQVKGRNGRFVGYRHLRRSAPRLDVGARVRAGTIIGQVSDTGSAAHPFHHCTTNSSNARGVFGELGVEDPWPFIQRTIRGVGYTGPVDGRPGPETCRLVQVYARKFGDYTGAIDRKLGPNGWAGFAKGLERS, from the coding sequence ATGGGTGCGCTCACCGACTTCTACCGGAACCCGACCCTCTCGGACGGCTTCGGATCCACGCTCCCGCCCCGTACCAACCCGCATCGGGGCCTGGACTTCCCGCATGCGCTTGGCACCCCCGTGCCGGCCTACTCGCCGGGCGTGGTCGTCACGTCGCAGGAGCACCCGGTACTCGGCGTGATCGTCCAGGTGAAGGGCAGGAACGGACGCTTCGTCGGCTACCGCCATCTCCGTCGCTCCGCGCCACGATTGGACGTGGGCGCGCGCGTCCGGGCCGGCACGATCATCGGGCAGGTCTCCGACACGGGGTCGGCAGCGCACCCGTTCCATCACTGCACGACCAACAGTTCCAACGCTCGCGGCGTCTTCGGGGAGTTGGGGGTCGAGGATCCCTGGCCGTTCATCCAGCGCACGATCCGCGGTGTCGGGTACACCGGCCCGGTCGACGGCAGGCCGGGGCCCGAGACGTGCCGCCTGGTGCAGGTCTACGCGCGGAAGTTCGGCGACTACACCGGCGCGATCGACCGCAAGCTCGGTCCGAACGGCTGGGCGGGCTTCGCAAAGGGACTCGAACGCTCGTAG